GTATCCCCATTACTACCCTCAAATAAGATAACACTAGAGTTTCTGTAACTGTTAAAGCAACTGTAAACTTTAGTTGTTGAGTGTTTGTATTTGCTGgatattttctttcaataaaacAGGTGTCTGAGGTTTATGATGAGCTTTTGTCTATTTGATGACTATTTGGGTACAACAAGTTCATACTTTTAGgttaattttgttgtttgttttagaAAAGGAGAAATTTAGTAAAAGTACTGATTCTTGGAGGCATTGGGTAGGTACAAAATTACTTCTTATTAACATGTTTTAATTACGTATCATATTTATAGTTTGTAACAATTGAAAAGTGAAACAAAGACGACATGAGTCTCAAATTTATAGGAccatgtatttataattttttatgataatttaactTATCTGCTTGGGATTTGTGGTAATATTAGACTTTGAGTATCTTTCTAGGAGCCCCTGTCTAGATCAACCTGTTGCCAAAAAAGTGTTTCCATTTTATCTATAGAACTATGACAGCCCTTTTGTTAGAGACCTCAGAATAGCTTAAAGCTTTGTGagaatttctatatattttttgcatttaaaaagtcatttttgaatatattttttagtGTTGGTAAAACCTCTTTAATGAATCAGTACTCAGATGGTACAGTCAATGAAAAATACAAAGTTACGATTGGAGCAGATTTTATTGTGAAAGAAGTTCCAAAAGATACTGAGCATTTTACATTACAggtattcaattattttttcatgTTAAGTTGGTTGGTACCCAACtccttaactaaaattaatttggctcttttaattttcataaaattttgacaaagtatttactttgaccctttgacaaaaatattaaaatttcaaaaaaatttgaaccaaccgttttattaGAATAATTACACTGGTTCTATAGGCctgagaccacaattaattcctctatcatttctttataacgtctTTTCGCATTAAAAAAGTTTTGTCtattctttttgtcaaatttttgtgtgtgtaatgtacagtacaagtccaaaaatatatcattcaaatttggccaatacacatccatacccctataggcaagtcaagagatgatccgaaaagtgtaaatattacctttttgcacctggcctaatcactctttccttattaaaatgagttaaaataaaacatctaaaagtttatttcagctctcttctttcatttccaccccagaaaagctaagaaatgaatgagaaagggaaagaaaaaaaataaagaaaaaatacactataattaaagggaactatattcgtgaacaacgaaaagcggggtcattaattgtggtcttgggcctatagCAGTTtgacacttattttgatcatcgagaagcttaatattccctaaacaacacaacgtaattaaaatgtttagctgattttacagagttatctccatgTAGTGTTAAGTACCACCTTAAGATATAGTTTCCCCTGTAAAATGAAAGTAATCTTTACCCTTCAGTTGTCACAAGTGcttttagtaaaatagtttggaaaatgtgtattatccaAATTGATAATCAGTTTGTAAGTAATTAAAAGCTTGACAAGTTATTTCTCTGTTCCCTCTCTAAAAGAGAATAAATCAAAGTTGTTACTAAAAAACTCATTAATCTAATACAAAATAACAATGAGAAGACAAACAACTGTACAAagaacacatcatagaaaactaaagcctgtgcaacaccaaccccaccaaaaacggtATAAACAGATCCTGCTGTACATGTGACACCAATAGTGTTGCTCATGAAAGTACAAATAACCCAGTTGTAAGACTTATACAGACTTATACAGTAGGTCACATTTGAGAAAAAGAAATAACTAACTGACATGGCAAAttggtttcttgtgaagagttgtagTCTTATTGGAAAATAATTAGAACAtcattcttcttttttataattaacaaTACAGACCAGTACAGATAGAGCACTTAAGTCTTAAATAAAAGTTTGATAAATTTTCTAAAAACACTTCACATAAAGTACTCTTtatgatttacttttaaaaagtacacagattaacatacatgtactgtgtggtaaataaaaaataaaaaataaaattaccttATATATTATTAACTGTAGGTTAGAAACGATAAAAGTAAAAGTATATATACTTGTTACACTCCTATCCAAGGTTAGAGAGAGGTTACAGAACTCACAAACATGTAAAACCAATGTTCCTCTGTAATATAAACATGAATCTAGTGAGTTGATGTTAGTTGTTGAATCAGTTGTTGTCTGCCATACTTGGATTTAAttcattgttgttttattattttctgcTACTCGTAGCGTTAATTTGGTTAAAATGTTATTGTGATTCaacaaaatatccttatcgtgattcatcagaggtctcaaatagtaatggtttaaaactgttttttttttgtaaaaatgcatgtAATTTGTTTTTATGATAGTTGTTGAATTGGTTGTTGTCTGCCATATTTGGATTTAATtcattgttgttttattaaatcaagCCATTTCTCTTGTGAGTTATTTCACAATTTGTCAATCCTTGAGGTGGTATGTACCATGAAgcaccttgactaaaatttaaTCTggctcattttattttaataaatttttgacCTATTGacctaaatataaaaaattcaaaaagcttgaaccacacactttattgGAAAACATTTCCTTAGATATATAGGAGTTagacaaacacttatttttatcacagagaagcttaatatttccctATCAATAAAACATGGTTAATtcattttgctgattttttcagagttatctccctgtagtgttatgtttTTACTTTTCTTCAATGCAAATCTTTAACTTTTTGAAGTTGATTAAAGAAAGATTCTTGTTTATATCAGACTTACAAACATAATTGTTTAATagaaaatctattttaaaaatatcCAATCAAAACCTATATGACAAAAACATTACTTAGAATTGTATACTTGTATAACAGGTTTGGGATACAGTGAGTAAAAAAGAATTCCAAAGTTTAGGACTAAGTTTTTACCGTGGAACAGACTGTACTTTGTTAGTGTATGATGTTACACAGCCAGAGACATTTAAACATCTTGAATCAGTCCTGGAGGAGTTTTTGGCCAATGCTATTCCAGAAGACGAAGACAATTTCCCATACATAGTCATTGGGAATAAGATAGATAAAGAAAATAGATTGGTATGTTACAGTTAAACATTTGAAGTTTTAACATAATATTTAAAGTTTGGGGTAGGAATGTCCTTTACCGTCAGGTGTCAAATGAATGTTTCGTAATATAGGAGTTTatatagtggtggaatctgtttctctaatgattttatccttccttttcaaagaaaCTTAGAACATTTgatttcataattaaatttctaCCAATCGTTAGCTGAGAATagatatttcactagtgaggagaaatatatTCTTACACCGAACAAGCAATGGAAAATAGCACAATTTGTTTTAGAGAAACAGAAATTGATCCATTGCTTTACATGACACACCTGAATGATAAATATCCAACCAATTAGATAACAGCTATATTTGtaatgaattgtttttatatttagataACTAAAGAGGAAGCTATGAAATGGTGTAAACAAAATGGCAATATTCCTTATATGGAAACCAGTGCTAAAGATGGGACCAATGTTGCAGAAGCTTTTATGTCATTAGTGGATAGCATGTCAGGAACTGTGGTTGAATAATCAAGTGATTTCTACCTCTTGAATGTAGGCATCTTTAATAAGGACAGTGATTGAATGATTAAGACATTTATTTGTAATGAATGCAGGCAGTGTCAGGGATAGTGATTGAATGATTAAGATATTTTTATTGAATGAATGTAGAATTAGTGTTTCTCAGCTGCTTGAATGTACAGTCAAACTTGTATATAAAGCTCATCCTCATattaactttattatatctagtggatgccaggcattaaaccttttccaacttcacaggtaagtctgtactcagagtaatttttggcatgtaaatacagccatatttgtccgtttgttatgatgaaccttaattaaAGGGACAATTAATAATTGATAACTGAGGGCATACTAAATCAACCTGAAGAAAAATTGTTAAACCTATCTGAGAATAATATAACAGTGAGGTAATTggatatttaaaaatgttaacatgCACTTAAAAATTATATGATGTTTTTGTTATTGGATATCTTGATTTAATTTCACAAGCAATTGTTTATCCAGTAGCACTCCCCATGAATAGCACCAAGTGCCTgtagtcaatatatatataactatgtaCACTGCTTGGATTTGTATCATCTCCAACATAATTATGTCATCATCCTCGTCctcttcatcaaaaattaaaaagtctATCACACTTGCTGCTGCGGCAATCTCCATCTTGAACAAGCCGATATAAGCCGTTTACACTCGTTTTGCTCTCAAGCCAGTTTTGACCCGGTCACGTGACCGGGCTAAGCGGGCACAGCCCGAACCAGAGCAAATGAAGCAGCCCCATTGTTTctgtatatttgtctttatttattttgtttatttttattatatttttattttgtaaatgtcaaCTGGTAtcattattgtatttaaattttcaCCAATAAAACTATTTTATACGATTTGATTCATAAACTGATCTTTATcaaagatccatataaataaagtcaaggtcagatgaactctGCTATACCAattacatgtacactttacagttATTACATACACAAAAAGCAGTTAAATAACTATTGGCTTATAGAAACAGACCTAACAACACATGCTTTATATTAACCaatgaaccacgaaaatgaggcCAATGCCatatgacacctgtcagctagacatgtacaactttaaaatcattccatacaccaaacataatTGGCCTTaaccaatgaactatgaaaagaTCAGATGTACCCTGCCTTACAGATATGTACACAATACactcattccatacaccaatagttgacctattgcatatataaTATCTGAGATAATGACATAACTATGGAAACTTAATATTGAGCAATACCCCATGAAAATGAATTCAAGGGCAGATGATATACTTTCAGACTGACATGTTCAACTTGctatcattccatacactaaattAATTTGAACTTTTGCTCATAATGTCTGAAAAACCAaccaaacacaaaaactaaacgtTGACCAAGGAAACATGAAATTCAATGTGAGGTCGAGGTTAAATTACAATTAATAAACAGACATGAACACATTACAATAATTTCAtataccaaatacagttgacctacgtcttgtagtatctgagaaatagaccTATAATCCATAGGGAATCGGTTAGCAGATTACAATtttgtttatcaatgtttttcaaatcttttttcgTATTTTCTGTCTATTTATGTTACATTATTAACGCTTTTAATGTTGGcataaatatttctttgttttctagcaaTGTGCAGTTCACTATCCATATCCATATTATGAAAATTCCCAttgctagaaaacaaagaaatatttatgCCAACATTAAAAACGTCGATAAAGAAAATTGTAATCTGCTAACTGCCAACTGGGTCATCTTATAACTTTAACCTTTATCACTTATCCATGCTATCGACCCTTTGTCTGGTTAACCTGTTAAACGGACATGTATATCTTTAAAGGATACATTGTAAGCAACATTTAAAATCCTATTTATTGAGAAATTTATGTCacttgaagtttttggtcaaacgAAAAAACGGAAATTTCCTAAAACAAGGCATTTATTTTTTAAGGTGGGATTCATACAGCTCTTCTTActttgacatttaaatttgtatACTTATAGTTTACGTCACCGTTGCCAGATAAAGGATTTATATAGTAAGACTTGCTATACAAATCA
This sequence is a window from Mytilus edulis chromosome 1, xbMytEdul2.2, whole genome shotgun sequence. Protein-coding genes within it:
- the LOC139482695 gene encoding ras-related protein rab7-like; amino-acid sequence: MNQYSDGTVNEKYKVTIGADFIVKEVPKDTEHFTLQVWDTVSKKEFQSLGLSFYRGTDCTLLVYDVTQPETFKHLESVLEEFLANAIPEDEDNFPYIVIGNKIDKENRLITKEEAMKWCKQNGNIPYMETSAKDGTNVAEAFMSLVDSMSGTVVE